The following coding sequences lie in one Sinorhizobium fredii USDA 257 genomic window:
- a CDS encoding TIGR02587 family membrane protein, with amino-acid sequence MGLGRAFAGALIFAVPVLMTMEAWALGFHLHPLRLALLLAVTVPMLVLLHKYGGFRQTMVLRDRIADAFVALLVAAVAAAAVLLIFGIVNGDMPLREVVGKIAVQVVPGSLGASLARAQLGPSPLEDDEIPEPGYTGELFLMVVGALFLSVNIAPTEEVVLIAYKMNPWQEIALVVGTVGLMHAFVYELEFRGTHNPEPGAGFFSIFFRYAIVGYVLVMLVNLYILWTFGRTDGAGLSETLSAVVVLSFPGALGAAVARLIL; translated from the coding sequence ATCGGTCTTGGCCGCGCCTTCGCCGGAGCACTGATTTTCGCCGTACCTGTGCTGATGACGATGGAAGCTTGGGCGCTGGGCTTTCACCTTCACCCATTGCGGCTCGCCCTGTTACTGGCAGTCACCGTGCCGATGCTGGTGTTGCTGCACAAATATGGAGGGTTTCGCCAGACAATGGTGCTTCGCGACCGAATCGCGGATGCATTCGTAGCCCTCTTGGTTGCCGCTGTCGCGGCGGCTGCAGTTCTACTGATATTCGGAATCGTGAACGGGGATATGCCTTTGCGGGAGGTGGTTGGGAAGATCGCCGTCCAGGTTGTGCCGGGCAGTCTGGGAGCATCGTTGGCGCGGGCCCAATTGGGCCCAAGTCCATTGGAGGACGACGAAATTCCGGAGCCCGGTTACACCGGCGAATTGTTCCTGATGGTAGTCGGAGCGCTGTTTCTGTCCGTGAACATCGCACCAACGGAAGAGGTCGTCCTGATCGCCTATAAGATGAATCCCTGGCAGGAAATCGCCCTGGTAGTAGGAACCGTCGGCCTCATGCACGCTTTCGTATATGAACTCGAATTCCGCGGCACGCACAATCCCGAGCCAGGCGCCGGGTTCTTTAGCATCTTCTTTCGGTATGCGATCGTCGGCTACGTCTTGGTGATGCTGGTGAACCTCTATATCCTTTGGACTTTCGGCAGAACCGATGGTGCCGGCCTCTCTGAGACGCTCAGTGCAGTCGTGGTTCTCTCCTTTCCAGGCGCGTTGGGGGCGGCGGTGGCGAGGCTCATCCTGTGA
- a CDS encoding TIGR02588 family protein: protein MTKNAAKDHKQQKQQSDDEGITRKPGTSITEWVVAGISCLALLTVLAYLILDGFSGRNGTAQIIVLPVEVTATDGGYVVQFAAENRAEKSVASVEIKGELRNGDEVVEESSATLDYIPQESERKGALIFRSDPKAYALRLFASGYSEP, encoded by the coding sequence GTGACAAAGAACGCCGCAAAGGACCACAAGCAACAGAAGCAGCAGTCCGACGACGAGGGAATCACACGAAAACCGGGAACCTCCATCACGGAGTGGGTGGTGGCAGGAATAAGCTGCCTCGCCCTTCTTACGGTACTTGCCTACCTCATCCTTGACGGCTTTAGCGGGCGCAACGGAACTGCCCAGATCATCGTGCTGCCGGTTGAGGTCACGGCCACCGACGGCGGCTACGTGGTTCAGTTCGCCGCCGAGAATCGTGCGGAAAAGTCTGTTGCATCGGTCGAGATCAAGGGTGAACTCCGCAATGGCGATGAGGTCGTCGAAGAGAGCAGTGCTACGCTCGACTATATTCCACAGGAATCCGAGCGGAAGGGCGCACTGATCTTTCGGAGTGATCCCAAGGCTTACGCACTGCGTCTTTTTGCGAGTGGATACAGTGAGCCCTGA
- a CDS encoding DUF2161 domain-containing phosphodiesterase, producing the protein METSLYLPVKGFLEKAGYVVKGEVGGCDLVGLSDGDPSVVVICELKLTFNLELILQAVDRAAVADEVWIAARVSAKGNSREADKRYRDLCRRLGIGMLGISDAGDVSVIVGSVSPMPRTNPKRRSKLMREHQRRRGDPAVGGSTRAPVMTAYRQQALGCASALASGPLRVGEIRSGIPDAGKILLANVYGWFERLDRGVYGLTDAGREALQRWPQQDMPAIMAVPT; encoded by the coding sequence ATGGAAACGTCGCTTTATCTGCCTGTCAAAGGCTTTCTCGAAAAGGCAGGTTATGTCGTCAAAGGCGAAGTTGGCGGCTGCGATCTCGTCGGTTTGAGCGATGGCGATCCGTCTGTGGTCGTGATCTGCGAGTTAAAACTGACCTTCAATCTGGAGCTCATCCTGCAGGCCGTCGATCGCGCGGCTGTCGCGGACGAGGTCTGGATCGCGGCGCGAGTCTCGGCCAAGGGCAATAGTCGCGAGGCCGACAAACGCTACCGCGACCTCTGCCGCAGGCTCGGGATCGGCATGCTCGGCATTTCCGATGCCGGCGACGTCAGCGTTATCGTCGGCTCCGTATCGCCGATGCCGCGAACCAATCCGAAACGGCGTTCGAAGCTCATGCGCGAACACCAGAGGCGACGCGGCGATCCGGCAGTAGGCGGAAGCACGCGCGCTCCTGTCATGACCGCGTACCGACAGCAGGCGCTCGGCTGTGCTTCAGCGCTGGCATCAGGACCGCTGCGCGTGGGCGAAATCAGATCCGGCATACCGGATGCCGGGAAAATTTTGCTTGCGAATGTCTATGGCTGGTTTGAACGGCTTGACAGAGGCGTCTACGGCTTGACCGATGCCGGACGAGAAGCACTGCAGCGATGGCCGCAGCAGGACATGCCGGCAATAATGGCCGTCCCCACCTGA
- a CDS encoding carbohydrate ABC transporter permease translates to MYLIFLGVATIMAGTFVLAFMASLKVDPLEKPFRIYFDQLNPAAWIAAARLGQEGGGDALWGGFSPGAKVDFSVTYAAPADTPIVEPKAEVPRRRPGSGIAAALMRDYAADYASIALKSSSAATMQVRNERGVREEWQTRTFAYEITYSTDRPNGPRIERTPFNLTAPPSQTLIDSPISPSRSERRGRLLSWDNITPGALGLIFNNYRRVINETADLQTGKSLFGSWLVNSFVIAIGRLVLTLVVASLAGYALARLKFRGSRLLFAALLFSMTIPAQVTFVSNYLIFRDLSLLNTPWSVIVVFVASANVLLMKQFFEGFPREIEEAAIVDGANRFQVFCKIVLPNAKPALLVNAILAFQGAWNDFFWPLVLITSPPEALTVQVGLLSLRRSFGGAQGDWGVVLAGAFISIVPVIILFVLFQRHIVSTQAAKGIT, encoded by the coding sequence TTGTATCTGATCTTTCTCGGCGTGGCGACCATCATGGCAGGGACATTCGTTCTAGCCTTTATGGCGAGCCTGAAGGTCGATCCATTAGAGAAACCGTTCCGCATCTATTTCGATCAGCTCAACCCGGCCGCATGGATCGCCGCCGCCCGTCTGGGGCAGGAGGGCGGGGGTGACGCTCTGTGGGGAGGGTTTTCTCCTGGCGCCAAAGTTGACTTCAGTGTGACGTACGCAGCGCCCGCCGACACTCCGATCGTTGAACCGAAGGCCGAGGTCCCTCGTCGCCGCCCGGGCTCGGGCATCGCCGCTGCGCTCATGCGCGATTATGCGGCGGACTATGCGTCAATTGCGCTGAAAAGTTCCAGTGCGGCAACGATGCAGGTGCGTAACGAGAGGGGAGTACGGGAAGAGTGGCAGACGCGGACATTCGCCTATGAGATCACCTACAGTACCGACCGCCCAAACGGACCCCGGATCGAACGCACGCCCTTCAATCTGACCGCTCCGCCCTCTCAAACACTTATCGACAGTCCGATTTCGCCATCGCGATCCGAACGTCGCGGACGTCTGCTGAGTTGGGACAACATCACACCAGGCGCTCTCGGGTTGATCTTCAACAACTACCGGCGGGTGATAAACGAGACGGCTGACCTGCAGACCGGGAAGAGTCTGTTCGGGAGCTGGCTGGTAAATAGTTTTGTCATCGCCATCGGGCGCCTGGTCCTGACGCTCGTCGTCGCCAGCCTTGCCGGATATGCGCTTGCACGGCTCAAGTTCAGGGGCAGCCGTTTGCTATTCGCTGCATTGCTCTTCTCGATGACGATTCCGGCACAAGTGACCTTCGTCTCGAACTATCTGATCTTCAGGGATCTGTCGCTTCTAAACACCCCGTGGAGCGTGATCGTCGTTTTCGTCGCCTCAGCCAATGTCCTGTTGATGAAGCAGTTTTTCGAGGGGTTTCCAAGAGAGATAGAGGAAGCTGCAATAGTCGACGGCGCCAACCGTTTTCAAGTGTTCTGCAAGATCGTTCTGCCAAACGCCAAGCCGGCTTTGTTGGTCAACGCGATTCTCGCCTTCCAAGGCGCCTGGAACGACTTCTTCTGGCCCCTCGTTCTTATCACCAGCCCACCGGAAGCGCTGACGGTCCAGGTCGGCCTTCTCAGTCTGCGCCGTTCGTTCGGAGGCGCGCAGGGCGATTGGGGAGTCGTTCTGGCGGGCGCGTTCATCTCGATCGTGCCGGTCATTATCCTTTTCGTGCTCTTCCAGCGGCACATCGTCTCCACTCAGGCCGCCAAGGGCATCACATAG
- a CDS encoding carbohydrate ABC transporter permease, translated as MSRGSSEERSGWLFILPFAISMTLFFVYAIVRTAYYSFTDFDLFKAPSLVGLSNYAALVSDELFLIALRNTIGFSLIVTTVQTVLALALAVLVNHAVRARGLIRTVFYLPSIMSSAAMTLIFLWLFQRDGFMTAIINVVLAYRPHILLFFVGFAALQGALVLNARRSYEGVSIFDPFFLLAAAAGALALVVACALVGLLPVFANDLLISWLNTQQQFLFMPVTLWSVALMNVFTTVPTLMLLFLAGLQSIPSDLYDAAEIDGANAVQRFRHITVPALRPVTFAVVTMGIIGTLQMFDQVAILGDAAPLASRVTLAYYVYENAFPAGASSRIGMASAAALVLGILTIAVVYVQKSVGVKESAE; from the coding sequence ATGTCGCGAGGTAGTTCAGAAGAGAGGAGCGGCTGGCTTTTCATATTGCCCTTTGCAATCTCGATGACGCTGTTTTTCGTCTATGCGATCGTCCGGACAGCTTATTACAGCTTTACCGATTTCGACTTGTTCAAGGCTCCGAGCTTGGTTGGACTGTCCAATTACGCTGCACTCGTCTCCGACGAACTTTTCCTCATCGCCCTGCGCAACACGATCGGCTTCTCGCTCATCGTCACGACGGTCCAGACCGTGCTTGCGCTTGCCCTGGCGGTTCTCGTGAACCACGCCGTCCGGGCGAGGGGACTTATTCGGACGGTGTTTTACCTGCCATCCATCATGTCCAGTGCGGCCATGACGCTTATCTTTCTCTGGCTCTTCCAGAGAGATGGCTTCATGACCGCGATCATCAACGTCGTGCTTGCTTATCGCCCGCACATCCTTTTGTTCTTCGTGGGCTTCGCTGCGCTCCAGGGCGCACTCGTTCTCAACGCGCGGCGCAGCTATGAAGGTGTTTCGATCTTCGATCCCTTCTTCCTGCTCGCCGCCGCCGCCGGCGCGTTGGCGCTTGTCGTTGCTTGCGCCCTTGTGGGATTGCTGCCTGTTTTCGCTAACGATCTGCTGATTTCCTGGCTGAACACCCAGCAGCAATTCCTCTTCATGCCGGTCACGCTGTGGTCCGTAGCGCTGATGAATGTCTTTACCACGGTCCCGACGCTGATGCTGTTGTTCCTGGCGGGGCTACAGTCGATCCCGAGTGACCTGTACGACGCAGCCGAGATCGACGGGGCCAACGCTGTTCAGCGATTTCGCCACATAACCGTGCCGGCGCTCAGGCCGGTGACCTTTGCCGTCGTTACGATGGGCATCATCGGTACCCTACAGATGTTCGATCAGGTCGCGATTCTAGGAGATGCGGCGCCCCTCGCAAGCCGCGTGACGCTTGCCTACTACGTTTATGAGAACGCCTTTCCGGCAGGCGCCTCTTCGAGAATCGGCATGGCTAGTGCTGCGGCGCTCGTCCTTGGGATTCTCACAATCGCGGTCGTCTATGTTCAAAAGTCGGTCGGCGTGAAGGAAAGCGCCGAGTGA
- a CDS encoding extracellular solute-binding protein, which translates to MLFCPTRALAAATMLLGSPAFADDTVRMSGWGGSEVAIVNGLLTNVLADDLAKEGITVKYEPVDGDFSQFIINGLSAGTAPDLFYVDIFWARSIFGADQAAPVTQDVSGFAANLLEAFTYDGKLYAVPKDFNTLAVHFNKDIFDDAGVAYPSDDDTWTTLQEKLVAVHKALPEVDGLCIVPEYARFGAFALATGWSPFDSQGRTVLDERFRRAFDFYTGLVESGAAVMAADAGQSWSGGCLASERAAIALEGAWIISALRDSAPNMNLGTVRMPKDPESGKRGNIVFTVGWTVNAASKVSRAAAKVAELLTTEEAQQWVLEQGLALPSRTGLADNPWLRGGQPEQMTSRVVLEGLSDDHVMPYFFGDVGGSWMQPINAALNSVILGEADADTALASAQSAFDRMLAK; encoded by the coding sequence ATGCTGTTCTGTCCTACGAGAGCCCTTGCCGCGGCGACCATGCTCCTTGGGTCGCCGGCGTTCGCCGACGATACCGTGCGGATGTCTGGTTGGGGCGGGTCCGAGGTGGCCATTGTCAATGGGTTATTGACCAACGTACTTGCCGACGATCTCGCGAAGGAGGGCATCACGGTCAAGTACGAGCCCGTTGATGGCGACTTTTCGCAATTCATTATCAACGGCCTGTCGGCGGGCACCGCTCCAGACCTTTTTTACGTCGATATCTTCTGGGCGCGCTCCATATTCGGAGCCGATCAAGCAGCACCGGTAACGCAGGACGTTTCCGGTTTTGCAGCCAATCTCCTCGAGGCCTTCACCTATGATGGGAAGCTCTACGCAGTCCCGAAGGACTTCAACACGCTGGCGGTACATTTCAACAAGGATATCTTCGATGATGCGGGGGTGGCCTATCCGAGCGACGACGATACGTGGACGACGCTGCAGGAGAAACTCGTGGCAGTGCACAAGGCTCTTCCGGAGGTCGATGGCCTCTGCATCGTTCCGGAATATGCCCGGTTCGGCGCCTTTGCACTGGCGACAGGCTGGTCCCCTTTCGATAGTCAGGGAAGGACCGTGCTCGATGAGCGGTTTCGTCGGGCTTTCGATTTCTATACCGGCCTCGTGGAATCCGGGGCCGCCGTCATGGCCGCCGACGCGGGTCAAAGCTGGAGTGGCGGTTGCCTAGCGTCCGAGCGGGCTGCCATAGCGCTCGAGGGCGCCTGGATCATCAGCGCCCTGCGCGATAGTGCTCCAAACATGAATCTTGGCACTGTCCGGATGCCGAAAGACCCTGAAAGCGGCAAACGAGGCAATATCGTCTTTACCGTCGGTTGGACCGTCAACGCCGCCTCGAAGGTCAGTAGGGCTGCTGCTAAAGTCGCCGAGCTCCTGACAACAGAGGAGGCCCAGCAGTGGGTCTTGGAGCAGGGGCTCGCCCTCCCGAGCCGGACCGGTCTGGCTGACAACCCTTGGCTGCGGGGCGGCCAGCCGGAACAGATGACAAGCCGAGTGGTTCTTGAGGGCCTCTCGGACGACCACGTCATGCCGTATTTCTTCGGAGACGTCGGAGGGAGTTGGATGCAGCCGATCAATGCTGCGCTCAATTCTGTCATCCTGGGGGAGGCGGATGCCGACACAGCTTTGGCATCGGCACAAAGCGCCTTTGATCGGATGCTCGCCAAGTAA
- a CDS encoding LysR family transcriptional regulator — translation MLNEIDLSRTDLNLLVLFETVIDEGNVGRAAERMNLSASAVSHGLGRLRRLLNDPLFLKTPKGVVPTERARELAAPIGEILARVRSVISTAEPFDPARTRRRFTIGTADGFSVFLPPLLDEIARTAPGIDLVVRHMQMETALSDLDGRLIDVAIAPFYELPARFAAQALYDEEFVVAARSRHPFLKEPTIENYCRMQHLLVAPRGDPAGIVDELLESHGLSRRVSLAVPNFMLALDLLTKTQLICVLPKRFVEMHAERFAVATAKLPLILGAPAVQAVVPKAALMDTGLVWLLHALGRTD, via the coding sequence ATGCTGAATGAAATCGATCTATCCCGCACCGATCTCAACCTGCTGGTGCTCTTTGAAACGGTGATTGACGAGGGGAACGTCGGCCGCGCTGCGGAAAGGATGAACCTCTCAGCGTCCGCCGTCAGCCACGGTCTGGGCCGCCTTCGGAGGCTGCTCAATGATCCGCTGTTCCTGAAGACGCCGAAGGGCGTGGTGCCGACCGAGCGCGCCAGGGAGCTGGCGGCGCCGATCGGCGAAATTCTCGCGCGGGTGCGAAGCGTGATCTCCACCGCCGAGCCCTTCGATCCGGCGCGCACCCGCCGTCGCTTCACCATCGGCACTGCCGATGGCTTCTCGGTCTTCCTGCCGCCGCTGCTTGACGAGATCGCCCGCACTGCGCCGGGTATCGATCTCGTCGTCCGGCACATGCAGATGGAGACGGCACTTTCCGATCTCGACGGGCGGCTGATCGATGTGGCGATCGCGCCCTTCTACGAGCTGCCGGCGCGCTTCGCGGCGCAAGCGCTTTACGACGAGGAGTTCGTGGTCGCCGCGCGGAGCCGCCATCCCTTCCTGAAAGAACCGACGATCGAGAACTACTGCCGCATGCAGCACCTGCTCGTCGCGCCTAGGGGCGACCCCGCGGGCATCGTCGACGAGCTGCTCGAAAGCCATGGTCTTTCCCGCCGTGTGAGCTTGGCTGTACCGAATTTCATGCTGGCGCTCGATCTCCTCACCAAGACGCAGCTCATCTGTGTCTTGCCGAAACGCTTCGTCGAGATGCACGCGGAGCGCTTCGCAGTTGCCACCGCAAAGCTGCCGTTGATACTTGGCGCGCCCGCCGTCCAGGCGGTTGTGCCGAAGGCGGCGCTGATGGACACAGGCCTCGTCTGGCTTCTCCATGCGCTTGGGCGGACCGACTAG
- a CDS encoding DUF924 family protein — protein sequence MSDFIGYIEALALRSLQPAERQGHAPAPADPAFNTRLREALAGEHEAAAIIGFWRKAGPARWFAKEPKFDRVFREGFLGSHEAAACGELLHWTASPEKTLALLLLLDQFPRNAFRGTPRMYATDALALGVARAAVDAAYDLKGPADLRLFFYLPFAHSENLAHQERSVALARRLGEPSLSHAKGHRDIIRRFGRFPHRNQILGRASSEEEQRFLDEGGFAG from the coding sequence ATGAGCGACTTCATCGGCTACATCGAAGCCCTGGCGCTGCGCAGCTTGCAGCCTGCAGAGAGGCAAGGCCACGCGCCGGCGCCTGCCGATCCGGCCTTCAACACGCGGCTGCGCGAGGCGCTTGCCGGTGAGCACGAGGCGGCGGCCATCATTGGCTTCTGGCGCAAGGCAGGGCCTGCGCGCTGGTTTGCCAAGGAGCCCAAATTCGATCGGGTCTTTCGCGAGGGCTTCCTCGGGTCCCACGAGGCGGCGGCGTGCGGCGAACTCTTGCACTGGACCGCTTCGCCGGAGAAGACGCTGGCGCTCCTCCTTCTCCTCGATCAATTCCCGCGCAACGCCTTTCGCGGCACGCCGCGCATGTACGCCACCGACGCTCTGGCGCTCGGCGTCGCGCGCGCCGCCGTCGACGCGGCTTACGATCTCAAAGGACCGGCCGACCTGCGGCTCTTTTTCTATCTTCCCTTCGCCCATTCGGAAAACCTCGCCCACCAGGAGCGATCGGTCGCGCTTGCCCGTCGCCTCGGCGAGCCGAGCCTTTCGCACGCCAAGGGCCATCGTGACATCATCCGCCGCTTCGGCCGCTTCCCGCACCGGAACCAGATTCTCGGGCGGGCATCGTCGGAGGAGGAGCAGCGGTTTCTGGACGAGGGCGGGTTTGCGGGCTGA